The proteins below are encoded in one region of Phaseolus vulgaris cultivar G19833 chromosome 1, P. vulgaris v2.0, whole genome shotgun sequence:
- the LOC137813978 gene encoding mitochondrial fission 1 protein A has translation MVCALVDAKMGSFLESIGNFFNGGEQIPWCDRDVIAGCEREIAEAANGDSEERKNESIMRLSWALVHSRQKEDVQRGIAMLETSLGNDKSPLHQREKFYLLAVGYYRSNDYGRSRQLVDQCLQIAPDWRQALTLKKIVEERIAKDGVIGIGITATAVGLVIGGIATAFARRN, from the exons ATGGTGTGCGCGCTTGTGGACGCCAAAATGGGAAGCTTCTTGGAGTCCATCGGAAACTTCTTCAACGGCGGCGAACAGATCCCGTGGTGCGACCGTGACGTCATTGCT GGCTGTGAGAGAGAAATTGCAGAGGCTGCTAATGGTGACTCTGAGGAGCGGAAGAATGAGAGTATTATGAGGTTGTCATGGGCTCTTGTTCATTCAAGGCAAAAGGAAGATGTTCAGCGAGGGATAGCCATGCTTGAAA CTTCTTTGGGCAATGATAAAAGTCCTTTGCATCAAAGAGAGAAGTTTTATCTTCTGGCTGTTGGTTACTATAGAAGTAATGACTATGGAAGGAGCCGGCAGCTTGTGGATCAATGTTTGCAG ATTGCACCTGATTGGAGGCAGGCACTAACCCTAAAGAAAATAGTTGAAGAACGAATTGCTAAAG ATGGTGTAATAGGAATTGGCATCACTGCAACAGCTGTGGGACTTGTAATTGGTGGCATTGCTACCGCATTTGCCCGGAGGAATTGA
- the LOC137813979 gene encoding DNA-directed RNA polymerase V subunit 5A, producing MAAENGFQWERVGGELAEQEGAEQEETEQVKGCLSKFIDDGTVESHRYYLSRRTTLEMLKDRGYSIPSNEIDLSLSQFRHMHGHSPDPDRLRLSLAHATNPSKRILVIFCGPGVVKVTAIRNIAGQIVNRDTLSGLILIVENHVTSQALKAVGLFSFKVEIFQITDLLVNITKHVLKPKHQVLTDRQKKNLLKKFNIEEKQLPRMLQTDAIARYYGLERGQVVKVTYSGEITQMHVTYRCVW from the exons ATGGCAGCTGAGAATGGGTTCCAGTGGGAGAGAGTGGGAGGAGAATTAGCAGAACAAGAAGGAGCAGAACAAGAAGAAACAGAACAAGTCAAAGGGTGTTTGAGCAAGTTCATCGATGATGGCACCGTTGAAAGTCACAGATACTACTTGTCTCGCAGAACCACTCTGGAAATGCTCAAAGACAGAGGCTACTCCATTCCCTCCAACGAAATCGACCTTTCTCTCTCCCAATTCCGCCACATGCACGGCCATTCCCCCGACCCTGACCGTCTCCGCCTCTCCCTCGCTCACGCAACTAACCCTTCCAAAAGG ATTTTAGTCATTTTCTGTGGGCCAGGTGTTGTGAAAGTTACTGCTATTCGGAACATTGCGGGGCAGATTGTTAATAGAGATACTTTGAGTGGTCTTATATTGATAGTGGAGAATCATGTTACTAGCCAGGCCTTGAAAGCGGTCGGTCTTTTTTCCTTCAAGGTTGAAATTTTCCAG ATCACAGACTTGCTTGTTAATATTACAAAGCATGTGTTGAAGCCAAAGCATCAGGTGTTGACTGATAGGCAGAAGAAAAATCTCCTTAAGAAATTCAATATCGAAGAAAAGCAG CTTCCCCGCATGCTACAGACTGATGCAATTGCACGATATTATGGACTTGAGAGGGGCCAAGTAGTTAAAGTTACCTATAGTGGTGAAATCACCCAGATGCATGTCACTTATCGATGTGTGTGGTGA